From Nicotiana tabacum cultivar K326 chromosome 22, ASM71507v2, whole genome shotgun sequence, one genomic window encodes:
- the LOC107789460 gene encoding uncharacterized protein LOC107789460 translates to MKLTNVDSQKSFIVTLVHAKCDSIERIELWDSLHALAGNMTLPWIVEGDFNVIWDEEEKFGGRPVSLNELNDFRYCINNYNLFDLGFKGSIYTWWNGRVEDDSLSKALNALHMNLYFCGFGLPKWSPKINHLLYADDTIILSSSDANTLLLVMEVLAAYEKASGQLINKNKSAIYMHHSTSSIVWDEEKLREILPEELINHILEYVKLPVLPNMLDKPYWMLETGGNLA, encoded by the exons ATGAAACTGACAAATGTGGACAGCCAAAAGAGCTTCATTGTCACGCTGGTGCATGCAAAATGTGACTCGATAGAAAGAATTGAATTATGGGATTCTTTACATGCTCTAGCTGGAAATATGACTTTGCCATGGATCGTAGAGGGAGATTTCAATGTAATATGGGATGAAGAAGAGAAATTTGGTGGCCGGCCAGTGTCATTGAATGAACTAAATGATTTTCGATATTGTATCAATAACTATAATTTATTTGATCTTGGTTTCAAAGGGAGCATCTATACCTGGTGGAATGGTAGGGTTGAGGACGATT CATTATCTAAGGCTCTAAATGCTTTACACATGAATTTATATTTCTGTGGATTTGGTTTGCCCAAGTGGAGTCCCAAAATTAATCATTTGTTGTATGCTGATGATACCATCATCTTATCATCCTCCGATGCTAATACACTGCTATTGGTCATGGAAGTCTTAGCTGCATATGAGAAAGCTTCTGGCCAACTGATCAATAAAAATAAATCTGCCATATACATGCATCACTCTACTAGTTCAATTGTG TGGGATGAGGAGAAGCTTAGAGAAATTTTGCCAGAGGAACTTATCAATCATATTCTGGAATATGTTAAACTACCAGTTCTTCCGAATATGCTAGATAAGCCTTATTGGATGTTGGAAACTGGGGGGAATTTAGCTTGA
- the LOC107789459 gene encoding pectinesterase inhibitor-like, producing MAHSFSPSWLSLSFLVVLVLLFEIIRKVKATDILDDVCPKTINPQLCFHVLKNDPYVYKGDIHSLVSISLSIAQDNTTSTYNLVKSLLEQPIKDPNLKAQLTNCLNNYKDAGDKLESCNDLFRIGDYRKISLLASAALNDSRACDQGFGEPPAQLKQLSQTVQEFSDLVSVIAYDLK from the coding sequence atggCACACTCTTTTTCTCCTTCATGGCTCTCCCTCTCCTTCTTGGTTGTTTTAGTATTACTTTTTGAAATTATTAGAAAAGTTAAGGCAACAGACATTCTTGACGATGTTTGTCCCAAGACCATAAATCCTCAACTATGTTTCCATGTTCTTAAGAATGACCCTTATGTTTACAAGGGAGACATTCACAGCCTTGTCTCCATTTCTCTTTCTATAGCACAAGACAATACCACCTCCACCTACAATTTAGTTAAGTCCCTTCTTGAACAACCCATCAAAGATCCGAATCTGAAAGCCCAACTCACCAATTGCTTGAACAATTACAAAGATGCAGGTGATAAACTAGAAAGTTGCAATGATTTGTTTAGAATAGGTGACTATAGAAAAATAAGTTTGTTGGCTTCTGCTGCTTTGAATGATTCTCGTGCTTGTGACCAAGGTTTTGGGGAACCACCAGCCCAGCTCAAACAACTCAGTCAGACGGTCCAAGAATTTTCCGATCTTGTTTCTGTTATTGCCTATGATCTTAAATAA